From Amyelois transitella isolate CPQ chromosome 2, ilAmyTran1.1, whole genome shotgun sequence:
GAGAAAAATTTATTCGTCAAATTATATGATCTAATTACAAAAGTGGACAATGGGCCAATTCTTTGCATCTCACTCCATTACCCTTAGGGTGCTATTCAATATTTCGCAAACCCATAAATTCGAGCATACTGTCGGGGCGGAACAATGAATCTAAATAACcattaatatgtaataaatactatgGGGCTGCACAGGGGACAAATAAACAAGTGTACAGAAACTTGAATGCGAGCCACTGATATCTATAACTCATTGCTGGACAGAGTTTCTTATCTGACAGCTATCGGGCGAAAAGCAAAGACCGTAAATGGAtccgaaaaaaatattatgctcCATAAGTATTACTGAACGTAACGTGAACTATACGTGAATTATTTACctgatgaatatttaaatcattctTGAATATATCTCACCGATGCAATGTTAAAAGATGTTTGAATGATCGTTCAAATATTTGTTAGGAATTTTAGATTTTGACCAATGAATCGacatgcaaatattttatcactgCACTGTTCCCCGTATTCTGTTAGTCGacttttttaaacagattaaataattatccTGTCCAAGCTAAATTaaacgaattatttattttttcgattaatacaattttgataTTTCCTTAAtgccaataataattttggtaGCTGAAGATCATTTTTAGATGTATAGTTAGAGTATATTTGGCATTATGACAAAGCATTTCCTATTTTACCATTCATGCACTGTCATCCATCCAGCAATATGCCTCTTAATTATGTCAATGGCAGGCGCTATCTGAGGGTTAATATTGTAGAGGCGCGAGCGTGAAAATGTCGAATGCTGCCGAGGATTGCCGAGGAAACCCGATTGGTTCCGCTGCAGATGCCATCTGCTGTGTTTCAGATGGAGGGGGCGTCATTCATTAGTACACTTGTCTTGGGAGATGGATGTTTGTTTTGGACGGCGTGAGGACACCCCAATGGGCTTGATTGAGTCAGTATGGGAGTGTTACCACTTTTGGGTTTTGACGTGTTATTAAGGTCAAAAATGATAGTGTTCAAAATTTCTTGTCATTGATAGTTTTTGGATTTCTCTCTCTTATTTTCTGTAACAATAACTTATCAATGTAATTATGATACGAAGAGAAAATGAGTAGAGAAAACGAAACGATAAGATTCACAAAaagtttgattttgatttgacTTGCGAACGTAATGGTTATTTCTCTTATctcatttttgtttaatttttttaattctgaagagttagtttttaagtatttcttCTGACCTATCACAGCTCTGAGGCCTGTAAGTTAGACAAAATGATTATGCTTTAGATCAATAAACATGTCACAATgattaatacaattttgataTCACAACAgccacaaacaaacaaaagggAAACAAAGCTAATCGAGACACCATGACGAACAATAGTTGGAACTGAACAAACACAAAACTCCTCTACTGCAACCATTTAGTCGCGCCCGTGGATTAGtgaattgtaaaaaatttggGGTCGGCCCGTTAATTACAGGGGTTGGCCCGGGCCGGGCGGGGGATGAAAGTCAATTTGCTTCGGGGACATGATACGACTCATTTCATCTGGAGCGACAAGTGTGGCACCTGCTCTTTTTCACTGGCCTGGGGCGATACCCTTTGTGCTAAACAATCGCAAAAGGAACAATGGTGAAGCGTAAACAGTCGCAATTTAAGGGTCTGTAGGTCGCTTTGTAGAATTGGGAACACCGTTTTCAGTTAGGgctattgaatgttttattgtgCCAATGTTATTATAAACAGTTGATAGagtttatgtacttacattgatTATAAAATCTGAATTAGAGTAAAAAAGGAAGTTTGCAAAAACAATCAACTCATATCTGACTTCTCTATCGTTACAGAtgagataaaatttggcatcaGTCGCCTAGTCGGACGCAATGATGAAGACGATGAAACTCACATCGAGACAAGACCTGAGGGAGTATCCCCCGCGTCCCGCTGCGGAAGCCCTTGCTGGCCCTCACCCCAATCCCCAAGATCAGTGCGCTCAAGCTCCCCAGAGTTAGAAGTCGATTCACCACCATCATCTCCAAGAAGACCACCAGAATCGTCCTCGCCCCCTAAAAGATCAGAAGCATTTTCGATGAGTGTTCTCCTAAGGCCTGACGCTCCAAGAGTTCAGCCGCAAAGACCATTCCTCTACCCGCCACTTCCATTTGCAGAATTCCTCAGAGATGCTGGTGGTCTTGGACTACCTGGATGGGGTGGTTATAGCAACTTATACCTGCACGCTGTACAAGCAGCAGGTCCCGAATTTCTTAGGCTTCGGGCTGCTGTTCTAGGAGCGCAGAGTCCTCTGACCAGACCGTTACCAATAGGAGATGTGTATTCGTGTGTCAAGTGTGAGAAAATGTTCAGTACCCCCCATGGTTTGGAAGTGCACGCGAGGAGATCTCACAACGGGAAGAGGCCGTTTGCTTGTGAACTGTGCAGCAAAACGTTCGGACATGAAATCAGCCTCAGCCAACACAGGTAAAGAATAatacttttgaatttttacgatattttaattgtataaattattttaagtttggaTGTTAGTCGGTAACTGACTGTTTGACTGACCCCTAGAGGCATAAAAATACTTCATATtgtgtattttgttataaaattttcggatttcaatcattaagcaTGTCATATAAAAAGTTCATCACAAAGATAAAGTCATAGACTTTATAATGAACTACAACaccatattttatagtttCGAATGCAATAGTATCatcatcctcctggcgttaattCCGCCCCCaatcttaattaatattattctctGTATGTCACTCTAGTATTcatttgtactagaattaaaACAAGACACCTCTTTTCCATCTCCCAGTAATCCCAATTCTACAGGGCTGTCCACAGTGTGGAGAAAGTCTTCGAATGCAAGCAATGCGGGAAGACCTTCAAGAGGTCCAGCACCCTTTCCACCCACCTGCTGATCCACTCCGACACCAGGCCTTACCCCTGCCAGTACTGCGGGAAACGGTTCCATCAGAAATCTGATATGAAGAAacacacttacatacatactggtgagtttaatttttagtcTTCAGTTTAATTGTTCCAGTTATAGTTTTCTTATTCTGTTCTTGTTCATTTTTGAGGCAAAGTTATTTTCAGATATCAAGCATACAATGTTTTTATGGTAATCATTGATCTTCAGATATTAAGATTAACGCGGCCCAAAAAAAGAGATACCGCGTTACAAAACGTTGGGCCTATtagatagatatagattttaaggaaacaaaatgaaattataatcAATATTGAACAGGAATTaggtacataggtacttaatacTTTATTAACAATAAACTTTAACTTTAAGCCGAACtaaaacataacttaaatataattatatctaatattattaaataatttaaaaatcttaattctaaattatacacaaaaaaaatattatttaaatgtcaacCCCTAGGAAGGCTTCCTATTACCGCGCTGTAAATGAAAATGATTAAATCGCATAATTCCATAACTTCGAAACTTCATAGAACACCAAAACGTTTCAGAATTTCAGTGACAGCCGCAAACTTTAGCACTAACCGCCGTAACTCTGAGTGTTCTGTCAAAACATCTTAAGGGCCCCACATAATTAATGTTACATTAACACCTAACAGGGCGGGTTTTATAATAATCGCGGAACGCCAGAAGGAAGACAGAGACGTCTGCGGTTATATTATAGGGGGCGATTGAGTTACAGATACACACGGACGGACAAAATGACgaacataaatattacatacatataatcacgtcttaactgataggccacgttgagctattcggcttaatgatagaactagctttccgcccgcggcttcgcccacgtgtaattcggttatatatagcgttttttaatgatctcgacagggctttttcttccacaggctgaaatcttgttacaactggaattaaatatagcctgtgttactcagggatgatgtagctttctaatggtgaatgtttgaaatcgattcagtagtttcggagtttatcgattacatgtgtaaacaaacaaacatataaaaaaatagatagttcctctttataatattagtatacatacaaatctatatagaaaaagtaaagcgagacaaaatcatcgtctcaaaagaaaaaaaaaacaggatttataggacgaagaggccttacaggatttccttctgtttaagtatttgcgtctgatagtcatcatcccatgtgaatgagctgatgatggaaggtacaactcctcaacggttaggagttgaaagaaaattcttacgaagttatacgtacatgtgaggctattaggttgacctgataataaaaagtaaatctcattaacgttaagaatttaggtgaaaatggatgcggacaaatttcgtctcttcacttgtttccttttaactgtttgtatgggtagtgttaacacaaaatagggatttaaaggcgtgatgttattaatgttatgcatgtatgtacataattatgtatgttattatgtatgttaaagagacgactgaaagttgtcatacaaagtctttttttttaaggatgggaaatcatcaaatgacctctcccgctctgggtggaacggaagggagtgtcagacttttactgactaaaacccacctcgttccttcagttgccctttgcgttccggggccacggtatctcgttagaactttcccgcagccccggctcagtttatcccgtttcccccccttgggggttgacatttcaaaaatcccttcttagtgctcacttatgttactaaaggaacctctgttcaaaatctcagactcctataccgagcggtttcggctgtgcgttaataaatcagttaaccaatcgcaccccctaaatcacgattggagggtagtttgaaaaaacttataatgtcaaacatatttacttgcctatgtacgtgttcatgccaagtttcaagtttataaacccaaggaataagatttttcatagaaacgtttttaccccttttcccccccttgggggttgaatttccaaaaatcctttcttagtgctcccctacatatcccacggaacctacattccaaatttcagctgtctacgaccagtagtttcgactgtgcgttgtctgtcagtcagtcactcagtaacggaagagttttatatatatagattgagattcaaatagtgacaggttgctagcccgtcgcctaaaaaaagtaacccaagtttataagactatctcttagtcgcctttaacgacatccatggggaacgtgatggagtggtcccattctttttttattgatgccaggaaccacacggcatacacataaatatttatctcggtaaaaactatagtttccATATACCtgtaatattgttttgtagTTAGGACTTAATTCAAGCGAGCGAAGCTGAGAGCTCATTTCTTATCGTGACGCAAGGGAGATTCTCAAATCCCACCAAATCTTAACGATTTGATATGTTAAGCCAAATATGCACTTCAAATATCGTCCTACGTCACACTCacgttataaattatatttgtttattataagatatcgataaaacaatttatgatCAGGAAAGTTGTTTTCTGCATCGCGCTAACTATAAAACTTGCTTTAAGGCGATAAAATTTCTGGGTGATTTATTACGTAGCGGGtcgataataaaacaaaattaataaaatgcttTAAAAAAGTGAGTcgttttaacatacattacatataatcatcaagtctttatctctaacagggtaaacagagccaacaatctcgaaaagactagaaaattttaataattcgttttaaacaaaacttaaaagGTAGATATGTTGGTAGATTCTCAAGACTGTATGTATCGCAAGCCCCTTCATGAATATAAGATGTTGCGGTCTGTGCCGCGTTGTCTCACTAACACTTAACGTCTAAGATTCAACCTAGCCTGTCTCCATCATGATTTTCATGGGCCCTTATCATTTTGGCTTCAACAATCGCACACACGTTACCATAAAAGTTTagatttcatttaattcacttgattttttaaagagGTATGAAAATTTGAACATTAGTTAGTTGCTcctatttataagatctattCCGACTAACTCACTCTTTGATCGTGGTCGTGAGATAAAACCCAGGCTCCTCCGCGAGATAATGATGTTGATTTCGAAACAATCTCCAAAATGTTAGGTTTGTTTGAAGCACTGAAACTAAAACAAGAAAGATGTAGATATAAGGAGggttaattaatataagtagacAAAAAAGATTCATTTCATAAGGTTGATGAAATCATTATCACAGACAATGTTCCAACTTCTAAGTTAGATTAATAACATGAAAGTTTCTATAATGACACCAAAGATATAAGTGATGAAACAATAAATTGTACAATTCATCACAGCGGGGTGCACTTAAATGAATGACTGTGTACCCTTGTCTCGTTATAATGAAGATAAGGGATAACTGGTTAATTAAACTTTTGTCAGAACTTGTAGTTCATAAGCAATTTTGGAAACTGTTgcgtttttaacaaaattttgtaccgTTGTTTTATGGTGTTCGTTTTTTTTCTGATCTCTGGAAAatctatgaaaaaattaac
This genomic window contains:
- the LOC106143020 gene encoding zinc finger protein Gfi-1b isoform X1, producing the protein MEVSAMPHMPLDFSMVRSGSGSPGAMRETSPRPVSNSAFRVVTPKGVSASEALRNGLCQSLWGSARPETRLPSPPQTQEPYTQRDEIKFGISRLVGRNDEDDETHIETRPEGVSPASRCGSPCWPSPQSPRSVRSSSPELEVDSPPSSPRRPPESSSPPKRSEAFSMSVLLRPDAPRVQPQRPFLYPPLPFAEFLRDAGGLGLPGWGGYSNLYLHAVQAAGPEFLRLRAAVLGAQSPLTRPLPIGDVYSCVKCEKMFSTPHGLEVHARRSHNGKRPFACELCSKTFGHEISLSQHRAVHSVEKVFECKQCGKTFKRSSTLSTHLLIHSDTRPYPCQYCGKRFHQKSDMKKHTYIHTGEKPHKCQVCGKAFSQSSNLITHSRKHTGFKPFACELCGRAFQRKVDLRRHRETQHADLRPAQPHMPNHDVHMHPTEMHTVPEHRIDLRPQHHDFRAAHMSTSVPPLQPLPS
- the LOC106143020 gene encoding zinc finger protein Gfi-1b isoform X2, encoding MEVSAMPHMPLDFSMVRSGSGSPGAMRETSPRPVSNSAFRVVTPKGVSASEALRNGLCQSLWGSARPETRLPSPPQTQEPYTQRDEIKFGISRLVGRNDEDDETHIETRPEGVSPASRCGSPCWPSPQSPRSVRSSSPELEVDSPPSSPRRPPESSSPPKRSEAFSMSVLLRPDAPRVQPQRPFLYPPLPFAEFLRDAGGLGLPGWGGYSNLYLHAVQAAGPEFLRLRAAVLGAQSPLTRPLPIGDVYSCVKCEKMFSTPHGLEVHARRSHNGKRPFACELCSKTFGHEISLSQHSVEKVFECKQCGKTFKRSSTLSTHLLIHSDTRPYPCQYCGKRFHQKSDMKKHTYIHTGEKPHKCQVCGKAFSQSSNLITHSRKHTGFKPFACELCGRAFQRKVDLRRHRETQHADLRPAQPHMPNHDVHMHPTEMHTVPEHRIDLRPQHHDFRAAHMSTSVPPLQPLPS